From one Pseudomonas sp. S35 genomic stretch:
- a CDS encoding type I secretion system permease/ATPase, producing the protein MSEQGSHTELPVDTGLACLVVLARLHDIAVSAEQLAHEFGPEGRSCAKQELLLAAMKSGLKAKAIHTTTGRLDQTPLPAIATDLDGTFFIIARVDQGKALIHDPRQARAEVIDYETLQLRWTGELILLRSETGSSNQPSRFDFTWFIPAIIKYRKLLGEVLLVSFVLQVFALLTPLFFQVVMDKVLVHNGLTTLDVVATGLLGIMIFESALSGLRTYLFAHTASRIDVELGSRLFRHLVNLPLAYFQARRVGDSVARVRELENIRSFLTGNAITVVLDVLFSVVFIAVMFYYSAWLTLIVLLSLPLYFLVSLIVTPVLRARLQDSFARGAENQAFLVETVNGIDTVKSMAVEPQVVRKWEDQIAGYVAAGFKTQNLSAIANESVSFIGKLVTVATLWMGARLVIDGQLTVGALIAFNMMAGRVSQPIMRLAQLWTSFQQTGVSVQRLGDILNSRTEMAQAARSALPPLKGHIEFDQVHFRYRVDGSEVLRGISVQIEAGQVIGVVGRSGSGKSTLTRLLQRLYVPERGRVLVDGMDLALADVSSLRRQIGVVLQDNMLFNRSIRENIALTDPGIALESVMQAAQMAGAHEFILELPEGYDTVVGEHGASLSGGQRQRIAIARALIGNPRILIFDEATSALDYESERVIQQNMQSICAGRTVIIIAHRLSAVRDAHRILVVDRGQIVEQGSHAELLAHQAGHYSRLHRMQQG; encoded by the coding sequence ATGAGCGAACAAGGCTCACATACGGAATTACCTGTAGACACGGGGCTGGCCTGTTTGGTGGTGCTGGCGCGCCTGCATGACATTGCGGTGAGTGCCGAGCAGTTGGCTCACGAATTTGGCCCCGAAGGCCGCTCTTGTGCAAAACAGGAATTGCTATTGGCGGCGATGAAGTCGGGCCTCAAGGCAAAGGCTATCCACACGACGACGGGGCGCCTCGACCAAACCCCACTTCCGGCGATTGCGACAGACCTTGATGGCACCTTCTTTATCATTGCCAGGGTCGACCAGGGAAAGGCGCTGATTCACGATCCCCGTCAGGCGCGTGCCGAAGTCATCGACTATGAAACGTTGCAGTTACGATGGACCGGCGAGTTGATTCTCCTGCGATCCGAAACGGGGTCGTCCAATCAACCTTCTCGGTTTGATTTCACCTGGTTTATTCCAGCCATCATCAAGTACCGCAAGTTGCTCGGTGAAGTGCTGTTGGTGTCGTTCGTACTTCAAGTGTTTGCGCTGCTGACGCCACTGTTTTTCCAGGTGGTGATGGACAAGGTATTGGTCCATAACGGGCTTACGACTCTGGACGTGGTTGCCACCGGATTACTGGGCATCATGATTTTCGAGTCGGCCTTGAGTGGCCTGCGCACTTACCTGTTTGCCCACACCGCCAGCCGCATTGATGTCGAGCTCGGTTCGCGGCTGTTCCGTCATTTGGTCAATCTGCCCTTGGCGTACTTTCAAGCTCGGCGGGTTGGGGACTCCGTGGCCAGGGTGCGTGAGCTCGAAAACATCCGCAGCTTCCTCACCGGCAACGCCATTACGGTGGTGCTCGATGTGCTGTTCTCAGTGGTTTTTATTGCTGTGATGTTCTACTACAGCGCGTGGCTGACCTTGATTGTCCTGTTGTCGCTGCCCTTGTATTTCTTGGTATCGCTGATAGTTACACCCGTCCTGCGTGCGCGTTTGCAAGATAGCTTTGCACGCGGTGCGGAAAACCAGGCATTTCTGGTCGAGACCGTGAATGGCATCGATACGGTGAAGTCCATGGCGGTTGAACCTCAGGTCGTCCGCAAATGGGAGGATCAGATTGCTGGCTACGTTGCCGCAGGTTTCAAGACCCAAAACCTGTCGGCGATTGCCAACGAGAGTGTGTCCTTTATTGGAAAACTGGTCACGGTAGCGACGCTTTGGATGGGCGCACGCCTGGTGATTGACGGTCAATTGACGGTGGGCGCACTGATAGCGTTCAACATGATGGCCGGCAGGGTCTCCCAACCGATTATGCGTCTGGCGCAGCTCTGGACCAGTTTTCAGCAGACCGGCGTTTCTGTGCAGCGCCTGGGGGATATTCTGAACTCGCGCACGGAAATGGCTCAGGCGGCGCGCAGTGCGCTACCACCGTTGAAAGGTCATATTGAATTTGACCAAGTGCATTTCCGGTATCGGGTGGATGGCTCTGAAGTCTTGCGCGGTATCAGCGTGCAGATCGAGGCAGGGCAAGTCATTGGCGTGGTGGGGCGTTCGGGTTCTGGAAAGAGCACGCTGACGCGTTTACTCCAGCGCTTGTATGTTCCGGAACGTGGGCGAGTACTGGTCGACGGCATGGATCTGGCGTTGGCCGATGTGTCGTCGTTGCGCAGGCAGATTGGTGTGGTGCTCCAGGACAACATGCTGTTCAACCGCAGCATTCGGGAAAACATCGCACTCACAGACCCCGGTATCGCGTTGGAGTCGGTCATGCAGGCCGCACAGATGGCCGGCGCCCACGAGTTCATCCTGGAACTGCCTGAAGGCTACGACACCGTGGTCGGGGAGCACGGGGCCTCCTTGTCTGGCGGCCAGCGTCAACGAATCGCCATCGCTCGCGCGTTGATCGGCAACCCGCGCATCCTGATTTTCGACGAAGCCACCAGCGCGTTGGACTATGAGTCGGAGCGCGTCATTCAGCAGAACATGCAAAGCATTTGCGCCGGTCGCACCGTCATCATCATTGCGCATCGGCTGTCCGCAGTGCGTGACGCCCACCGCATTCTGGTGGTGGACCGCGGACAAATTGTCGAGCAGGGATCCCATGCTGAATTGTTGGCACATCAGGCAGGACATTACTCACGCCTGCACCGCATGCAACAAGGATAA
- a CDS encoding HlyD family type I secretion periplasmic adaptor subunit, with translation MALALLQRYRQVWRESWGQRKRMETPKRLPHELAFMPAALTLQDSPAHPAPRVFVWGIMLFFVLALAWAYFGTIEVVAVASGKIVPSGKTKLIQSIETAVVKAIHVSDGQRVQVGEVLIELDATSADTEVRRTQGDLLAARIDRARSTAMLQAIEHQQEPMLARDSMVDLSPEQTLNAQRWLQGQYQEYRSQLAQAEAEILQRTADIQAAQVQVVSLRQALPIATQLAKDYQLLLAQQYVARHEYLQKEQARLDVLRQLSVQQASVLQSTAARGEAQRRREGVVAQTRRAMLDLQQEAVQKEASLVQLLTKARYQETLTQLKASVAGTVQQLAVHTVGGVVTPAQALMVIVPTDQPVEVEALLENKDVGFVRAGQAVTVKVETFTFTRYGTVEGEVIGVSNDAIDDEKRGPVYSSRIRLKEDHLNIKGERVALSPGMSVTAEVKTDQRRVLDYFLSPLQQHVQESLRER, from the coding sequence ATGGCATTGGCACTGCTACAGCGTTATCGGCAAGTCTGGAGAGAGTCCTGGGGCCAGCGCAAGAGGATGGAAACGCCCAAGCGACTACCCCATGAGCTGGCGTTTATGCCGGCTGCTTTGACCTTGCAGGACAGCCCGGCGCATCCGGCCCCGCGAGTCTTCGTTTGGGGGATCATGCTGTTTTTTGTCCTGGCGCTTGCCTGGGCTTACTTTGGAACCATCGAAGTGGTGGCCGTCGCCTCCGGGAAAATAGTCCCCAGTGGTAAAACCAAGCTGATCCAATCCATCGAAACTGCGGTGGTCAAGGCGATCCACGTCAGTGACGGGCAGCGTGTGCAAGTGGGTGAGGTGCTGATCGAACTGGATGCGACTTCGGCTGATACTGAGGTACGACGCACGCAGGGTGACTTATTGGCAGCGCGTATAGATCGCGCCCGTAGTACGGCGATGCTGCAGGCTATCGAGCACCAGCAAGAGCCGATGCTGGCGCGTGACAGCATGGTGGATCTCAGCCCCGAGCAGACGCTGAATGCCCAGCGCTGGTTGCAAGGGCAATATCAAGAGTATCGAAGCCAGTTGGCGCAGGCAGAAGCTGAGATTCTGCAGCGCACTGCGGACATCCAGGCTGCGCAGGTGCAGGTGGTCAGCTTGCGTCAGGCGTTGCCGATCGCGACACAGTTGGCTAAGGACTATCAACTCTTGCTAGCCCAGCAATATGTTGCCCGCCATGAGTACCTGCAAAAGGAACAAGCACGCTTGGATGTGTTGCGCCAACTGAGTGTGCAACAGGCCAGCGTATTGCAATCCACGGCTGCCCGGGGCGAAGCACAACGTCGACGCGAAGGCGTGGTGGCGCAGACTCGACGCGCCATGCTGGATCTGCAACAAGAGGCTGTCCAGAAGGAAGCGAGCCTGGTTCAGCTGCTGACCAAGGCCCGCTATCAAGAAACCCTTACCCAGCTCAAGGCGTCGGTAGCTGGCACTGTCCAGCAACTGGCGGTGCATACCGTGGGTGGTGTGGTAACGCCAGCGCAGGCATTGATGGTCATCGTGCCTACCGACCAGCCCGTTGAAGTGGAAGCCCTGCTGGAAAACAAGGATGTGGGTTTTGTCCGCGCCGGCCAGGCGGTGACCGTCAAGGTGGAAACCTTCACCTTCACTCGTTATGGCACCGTTGAAGGGGAGGTGATCGGGGTGTCCAACGATGCGATAGACGATGAAAAGCGTGGGCCCGTCTACAGCAGTCGGATTCGACTGAAAGAGGATCATTTGAATATCAAGGGAGAACGCGTTGCGCTATCGCCGGGTATGTCGGTCACGGCGGAGGTCAAAACGGATCAGCGTCGGGTGCTGGATTACTTCCTGAGCCCTTTGCAGCAGCATGTTCAGGAGAGTTTGAGAGAGCGCTAG
- a CDS encoding calcium-binding protein: MNIVNFNAEQDSALRAFLVEKNYPAAYDYMRLLINETLLHTTDERVRQDLEAASTWLKSASAINRNDGSFTSEMVRGSMWAAVALSGGSLTDAQFQKASDNLASSVLSRTLFLGGFPETQNVLDEDVNSAVNEFGLARWQWAGTVGDILPVALGGLGYDYVQIPGETSTELVSNYGFSLIQNAAGIGRWLAHGVEETGEAVIIVTRTVDWQKLILMPFLGLAPLDNPLQPSTLATAEGIRAIDVNADGNVQLMVPLASSAVGEATLLYKKDSVQISVAGISLMEVPKDSTITVGKQNVSVSHSYGDLSATYRLTAQGVAVAWRNADGGLAVEQTYGFDGLPVNTTWKQNGQTFTGPAQDLAAFISQTSTQAGALVLSQTLASQQTQIGALLAAPAEGAFAAAENALSLKALQHRLAQEPYSDRWSPTALGASIPFALRLSNGLQAAIQQVLNIAQQGWGTYNVGVVTILPLEVSGSGQYHLPLVLDLAGNGIKMLPPSQSNAMFDHNADGIKSAVGWVGADNGILVFDTNGNGAIDNATEWFGESFSVPGSKAPAGQNGFSALATLAASGSAVFSRDTALINPSTGGSYFDAVKVWVDADQNGISTPDELKTLTSLGIASIDLISTHDGRQVGGGLIDSTAGFTFTNGTRRDIADIGLAEKAEAAQGAAPINPGTLIFADYASKGYASMAAGQARGADAALATTAPDFVGYTAALQAWSVKQRYRSSQGFPNPLLGVRDRTLITFYEGESGAQQGSTAGKQVMALLQQGSTYYGSVRATLQAVDAGTMALEQAQTAAQIGNAVPSAEARSTAQAKAHSAAISWGAAAASYLTTSEAWAAYTGRLEALRGQVNSLVPVNKNSIGHLPGNNTFFSPDDAGFAADTFTAYAALLQLSRDLKVGIDTSLGAFAQSAGYAKAYTGVAGGTVAVDKGYNLILAGSGAQRFVLNNSVDNVLVSQASGQVTLQGFQAGSAGDQVQLLGLGDSASLIRTQDGLRVIAAGGQRYVDLLGANASDLSLFANFSGVRTLSFAGYDQAGVRSLRNNGLNDGQVHINEIIASRYGDTLISGDWSSVLRGGIGNDTFLVTGRGAWIDGGAGTDVVSYTEIAGGVNVNLSSGRDSLESTLYNIDNVIGSAWSDTLTGTTANNVLAGGRGNDRLEGGGGNDVYVFDRGDGQDKVINGVSGNTGPSSILKLQAGIKAADLWLAREGNNLLVAVLGSRDRIEIQDWFAADYRQLAAIELSNGLRLGNDALELAIATQQSWKQANSGFNPVDPLTINKPPSLDAYFTAHVDVPLVPSISNVALETRRVYESGAVTQGAGLATTAANQAAAAIAALGSKSAQASSLGRQVSLIYLVPSMNTYRYYNSQDPQAYILTTQFNFDSTNPMTGRPKSVVSYERISALKADAFYVKHIFEVSSPPSSTTSNPYLERGVGAVAASVAAFASINSSLSLTTSVGQAVASSASARQSALGQAVNANDTKSAATAHSAKEAATVFERGLGSTVSLYQNALDGLAGSSALIAQTAANLASILPPTVVTTTQRYVTKSLFPPFTPAHWVTVTSTSRYEWASTVDRDKANALLTAQASAQEAYTQASASLQTYKTALGSVLGYADVQFVSGSQVSAVAAASASLLISGAGNGHGMTGGAGRDMFLFTQSAGATGHRINAFQAGVSGDRLLLSSASSTAYLDEDASAQARLSFSPGTPLLTLTGVNLNALSLYDNLLGVATVDYSGSSKGIVAQLDSLTPRDFDGFTHVQNLNGSAFADRLSGDSRDNVLNGGAGDDVLTGKGGNNVLSGGAGNDMASYEGAPTGVVVDLAKGTASNGYGGIDRLTSIENLLGSSHDDILSGDTGSNRLEGGGGNDLLIGGGGYDHYVIARGRGHDTLINGIGEARGALRIDNESRESLWFQRAGNDLRVQLLGSDTDITVQGWYDNSVSRLDRIALGGSHTDYLLGTQVDQLVQAMAGFSGSHPGFDPKASGVISDASLLATLSSSWLTSPAA; encoded by the coding sequence ATGAATATCGTCAATTTTAACGCCGAGCAAGACTCAGCACTTCGAGCCTTTTTAGTCGAAAAAAATTACCCGGCTGCGTATGACTATATGCGTTTGCTGATAAATGAAACGTTACTTCATACGACTGATGAGCGAGTGAGGCAAGATCTTGAGGCTGCTTCCACGTGGCTCAAGTCTGCGAGTGCTATAAATCGGAATGATGGCTCGTTTACCAGTGAGATGGTACGCGGTTCCATGTGGGCGGCTGTTGCATTATCAGGGGGTAGCCTTACGGATGCTCAATTCCAAAAAGCGTCAGATAACCTGGCAAGTTCTGTTTTAAGCAGAACATTATTTTTAGGCGGTTTTCCTGAAACTCAGAACGTTCTCGACGAAGATGTAAACTCCGCTGTAAATGAGTTTGGACTGGCACGTTGGCAGTGGGCCGGAACGGTAGGCGATATACTTCCGGTTGCGCTCGGTGGCCTCGGTTATGACTATGTTCAGATCCCTGGTGAGACCTCCACTGAACTTGTCAGCAATTACGGTTTTTCGCTTATACAAAATGCCGCGGGTATCGGTCGATGGCTTGCCCACGGCGTAGAGGAGACCGGTGAAGCAGTCATTATCGTTACCCGAACAGTTGACTGGCAAAAACTTATCCTCATGCCTTTCCTAGGGCTTGCGCCCCTCGACAATCCCCTCCAGCCGTCGACACTCGCCACGGCCGAGGGTATACGTGCCATCGACGTCAATGCTGACGGCAATGTGCAACTGATGGTGCCGCTTGCATCCAGTGCTGTTGGTGAAGCGACATTGCTCTACAAGAAAGATAGCGTTCAAATCAGCGTCGCCGGAATTTCCTTAATGGAGGTCCCGAAAGATTCGACTATTACCGTTGGAAAGCAAAACGTTTCTGTATCACACAGCTATGGCGACTTGTCGGCTACCTATCGTTTGACGGCTCAAGGGGTAGCCGTCGCATGGAGAAACGCCGATGGTGGATTGGCGGTGGAGCAGACCTACGGTTTCGATGGACTGCCTGTAAACACCACCTGGAAGCAGAACGGTCAAACGTTCACCGGACCTGCACAGGATCTGGCCGCGTTCATCAGCCAGACGTCTACCCAAGCTGGCGCGTTGGTCTTGTCCCAGACCCTGGCATCTCAGCAGACACAAATAGGAGCCCTATTGGCTGCACCTGCCGAGGGGGCATTCGCTGCTGCAGAAAATGCCCTGTCCTTGAAGGCTCTGCAGCATCGCCTGGCCCAGGAACCCTATTCTGATCGCTGGTCACCCACTGCATTGGGCGCCAGTATTCCTTTTGCACTGAGATTGTCGAACGGCTTACAGGCGGCAATCCAGCAAGTACTCAATATTGCTCAGCAAGGCTGGGGTACTTACAACGTTGGGGTCGTCACCATCCTACCGTTGGAGGTATCGGGATCTGGCCAATACCATCTGCCGCTGGTGTTGGACTTGGCAGGCAACGGCATAAAAATGCTCCCACCGTCACAAAGCAACGCCATGTTCGATCATAACGCCGATGGGATAAAGAGCGCGGTGGGATGGGTCGGGGCGGACAACGGCATCCTGGTGTTTGATACCAATGGCAATGGCGCTATCGATAATGCAACCGAGTGGTTTGGGGAGTCCTTCTCGGTACCTGGAAGCAAGGCACCTGCAGGGCAAAATGGCTTTTCCGCACTGGCGACCCTCGCCGCTTCTGGGAGTGCGGTTTTCTCTCGGGATACCGCGTTGATCAACCCCTCGACCGGGGGCAGTTATTTTGACGCCGTTAAAGTTTGGGTGGATGCGGATCAGAATGGCATTTCTACACCTGACGAACTGAAAACATTGACGTCTCTGGGTATCGCATCCATTGACCTGATATCGACGCATGACGGCCGTCAGGTGGGAGGGGGGTTAATCGATTCCACCGCCGGTTTTACGTTCACCAATGGCACACGAAGAGATATTGCCGATATTGGGTTGGCCGAGAAAGCCGAGGCTGCTCAAGGGGCCGCGCCCATCAACCCAGGCACCCTGATATTTGCCGATTACGCCTCCAAAGGTTACGCGTCGATGGCCGCAGGCCAGGCGCGCGGTGCTGACGCGGCGCTGGCAACGACGGCGCCTGACTTTGTAGGTTATACGGCCGCGTTGCAGGCCTGGTCAGTCAAGCAGCGTTATCGCAGTAGCCAGGGGTTTCCCAACCCTTTGCTCGGGGTGCGCGATCGAACGCTCATCACCTTCTATGAAGGTGAAAGTGGTGCCCAACAAGGGAGCACTGCCGGTAAGCAAGTGATGGCATTGCTACAGCAGGGCTCGACGTACTACGGCTCTGTTCGCGCCACTCTGCAAGCCGTTGATGCGGGGACGATGGCGCTGGAGCAGGCGCAAACTGCGGCGCAAATTGGCAACGCCGTGCCGAGCGCTGAGGCGCGTTCGACCGCCCAAGCCAAGGCACATTCTGCCGCTATCTCATGGGGCGCCGCAGCGGCCTCGTATTTGACCACCTCAGAGGCGTGGGCTGCTTACACCGGCAGGTTGGAAGCCTTGCGCGGCCAAGTGAACAGCCTGGTTCCGGTGAATAAGAATTCAATCGGCCATTTACCCGGGAATAATACTTTTTTCTCCCCCGATGATGCGGGTTTCGCTGCGGATACCTTTACCGCTTACGCCGCCTTATTGCAATTGTCCAGGGACCTCAAAGTCGGTATCGACACGTCTCTTGGGGCGTTCGCGCAATCAGCGGGTTACGCCAAGGCCTACACCGGTGTGGCGGGAGGGACAGTGGCTGTCGACAAAGGCTACAACTTGATTCTCGCGGGCAGCGGCGCGCAACGCTTCGTGCTCAATAACAGTGTCGATAACGTGCTGGTCAGCCAGGCTTCCGGGCAGGTGACTCTGCAAGGATTTCAGGCGGGCAGCGCTGGCGATCAGGTTCAGTTGCTTGGACTTGGCGATAGCGCCTCTCTCATTCGCACCCAAGATGGCCTGCGTGTAATAGCCGCCGGCGGCCAACGCTATGTTGATCTATTGGGCGCCAATGCATCGGACTTGAGCCTGTTTGCCAATTTCAGCGGTGTACGCACACTGTCGTTCGCTGGCTATGACCAGGCCGGAGTACGCAGTCTGCGAAATAACGGGCTCAACGACGGCCAAGTGCATATCAACGAGATCATTGCCTCACGCTACGGCGATACGCTGATAAGTGGCGATTGGAGTTCTGTGCTCAGAGGCGGCATTGGCAACGATACTTTTCTGGTAACCGGGCGAGGCGCCTGGATCGATGGTGGAGCGGGCACCGATGTCGTTAGCTATACAGAGATAGCCGGCGGTGTGAACGTCAATTTGTCCTCAGGACGCGATAGCCTGGAAAGTACGCTGTATAACATCGATAACGTTATCGGCTCCGCGTGGAGCGACACATTGACAGGCACCACCGCCAATAATGTGTTGGCAGGTGGTCGAGGCAATGATCGGCTTGAAGGCGGTGGTGGCAACGATGTGTACGTCTTCGATCGGGGAGACGGCCAGGATAAAGTGATCAATGGTGTCTCGGGCAATACCGGGCCGAGTTCGATACTGAAGTTACAAGCAGGTATAAAGGCGGCCGACTTGTGGTTGGCACGCGAAGGCAACAACCTGCTTGTAGCTGTGTTGGGCAGCCGTGACCGCATCGAAATTCAGGACTGGTTCGCAGCCGACTACCGCCAGCTCGCGGCTATCGAACTGTCCAACGGTCTGAGGCTTGGCAACGATGCGTTGGAACTGGCCATTGCCACTCAACAATCCTGGAAACAAGCCAATTCCGGTTTTAATCCCGTAGACCCATTGACGATAAATAAGCCTCCGTCGCTGGACGCTTATTTTACCGCCCATGTGGACGTGCCACTGGTGCCTTCGATTTCAAATGTCGCGCTCGAAACGCGTAGGGTTTATGAGTCGGGCGCGGTCACGCAAGGCGCAGGTCTGGCGACGACGGCCGCCAACCAGGCCGCGGCGGCAATTGCGGCGTTGGGCAGCAAGAGTGCTCAGGCCAGCAGCCTTGGCCGTCAGGTGTCGCTGATTTACCTGGTCCCCAGTATGAACACCTACCGTTATTACAATAGCCAGGACCCACAGGCCTATATCCTCACGACACAGTTCAATTTCGATTCGACCAACCCAATGACGGGCCGACCCAAGAGCGTGGTCAGCTACGAGCGCATCAGCGCGCTGAAGGCGGATGCCTTTTATGTAAAGCATATTTTCGAGGTATCTTCTCCGCCGTCCTCGACGACCAGCAACCCCTATCTGGAACGTGGCGTGGGTGCTGTTGCCGCCTCTGTTGCCGCCTTCGCATCGATCAACAGTTCACTGTCGCTGACTACGAGCGTGGGGCAAGCAGTGGCGTCTTCAGCCAGCGCTCGGCAATCTGCGTTGGGCCAGGCGGTCAACGCGAATGACACGAAAAGTGCCGCGACCGCACACTCAGCCAAAGAGGCAGCGACCGTATTTGAGCGCGGGTTGGGCAGTACGGTTTCACTCTATCAAAATGCACTCGATGGCTTGGCAGGCTCATCGGCGCTGATCGCTCAAACAGCGGCCAACCTCGCAAGCATCCTGCCGCCAACTGTCGTTACGACAACACAACGTTACGTTACCAAGAGTCTATTTCCGCCTTTTACTCCGGCACACTGGGTAACGGTGACCAGCACCAGCCGTTACGAATGGGCGTCTACTGTCGATAGGGACAAAGCCAATGCATTGCTAACGGCTCAGGCGAGTGCGCAAGAAGCGTACACCCAAGCAAGCGCCAGTCTGCAAACCTACAAAACGGCGTTGGGATCGGTGTTGGGTTACGCTGATGTTCAGTTCGTTTCGGGTAGCCAAGTCTCAGCGGTCGCTGCTGCGTCCGCAAGCTTATTGATTTCAGGCGCCGGGAATGGGCATGGCATGACCGGCGGTGCAGGCCGCGATATGTTTTTGTTCACGCAGTCGGCGGGAGCAACCGGTCACCGCATCAATGCTTTTCAGGCCGGAGTTTCAGGCGACCGATTGCTGCTGAGTTCAGCCTCCAGCACGGCTTACCTGGATGAAGATGCTTCGGCGCAGGCCCGTCTGTCTTTCTCGCCAGGCACTCCTTTACTGACCTTAACCGGGGTCAATCTCAATGCTCTCTCCCTGTACGACAATCTATTAGGTGTTGCTACCGTGGATTACTCCGGTTCAAGCAAAGGGATAGTTGCGCAACTTGACTCACTCACGCCACGGGATTTTGATGGCTTTACCCATGTGCAAAACCTCAACGGCAGTGCTTTCGCTGACCGGTTGAGCGGTGACAGTCGGGACAACGTACTCAATGGTGGGGCCGGTGATGATGTTCTGACGGGCAAGGGCGGAAACAACGTGCTGAGCGGTGGTGCCGGTAATGATATGGCCAGTTATGAAGGCGCCCCAACCGGCGTGGTCGTAGATCTGGCTAAAGGCACGGCAAGCAACGGGTACGGTGGGATCGACCGGCTGACGAGTATTGAGAACCTTCTGGGCTCCAGCCACGACGATATCCTGTCGGGAGATACCGGTAGCAACCGACTTGAAGGAGGAGGGGGCAATGACTTGCTGATCGGCGGTGGTGGCTATGACCACTATGTAATTGCCAGAGGGCGGGGGCACGACACTCTTATCAATGGGATAGGAGAAGCCCGGGGTGCCCTGCGCATCGACAACGAGTCCCGTGAGTCGCTGTGGTTTCAGCGGGCGGGTAATGATCTGCGCGTGCAACTATTGGGCAGCGATACCGACATCACTGTGCAGGGCTGGTATGACAACTCCGTCAGCCGGCTGGACAGGATCGCCCTCGGTGGAAGCCATACGGACTATCTACTGGGGACGCAGGTTGACCAGTTGGTTCAGGCAATGGCAGGGTTCAGTGGCAGTCATCCCGGATTTGATCCGAAGGCATCGGGCGTTATCTCAGATGCTTCGTTACTGGCAACGTTGAGCAGTAGCTGGTTGACGAGTCCTGCGGCTTAA
- a CDS encoding GNAT family N-acetyltransferase, translating into MNVGMAHAIEAAESEYLCARVESLSRISGNPFGARVFFNEAFPCFQVKASPSPMLNRIYGDSTDRPKPLLSLLKESAEYSTVMPLIGKASTLKQYALVGERRLERLRGWTHLQLACTIENVVLNHHSFEIEEATSQTLPEFATLHASGFHTKPEHLQLSQASFAGLMSNERLKIYVLKADGKVVAGALMYLACNGVAYLGTAATRKNARGQGYHGALISHRVEQAKKHGSLVIAATALPSSQSRRNLQRTGLATSHAQALYRLVDS; encoded by the coding sequence ATGAATGTCGGAATGGCTCATGCGATTGAGGCCGCAGAAAGCGAGTATTTGTGTGCCCGCGTCGAGAGTTTGTCTCGGATAAGTGGAAACCCTTTTGGTGCTCGTGTGTTTTTCAACGAAGCTTTTCCATGCTTTCAGGTGAAGGCATCACCTAGCCCGATGCTCAATCGCATCTACGGCGATAGTACTGACAGACCCAAGCCACTACTGAGCTTGCTCAAGGAATCAGCAGAGTATTCGACAGTAATGCCTCTTATCGGAAAGGCCTCGACTTTGAAGCAGTACGCTTTGGTGGGTGAGAGGCGGCTGGAGCGTCTGAGGGGGTGGACGCATCTGCAACTCGCGTGCACCATCGAAAATGTGGTCTTGAATCACCACTCATTCGAAATCGAAGAAGCCACCTCACAAACGCTTCCTGAGTTCGCAACCTTGCATGCGAGTGGATTTCATACCAAGCCAGAGCATCTTCAGTTGAGCCAGGCTTCGTTCGCAGGACTGATGTCAAATGAACGTCTGAAAATCTACGTTCTTAAAGCTGATGGAAAGGTCGTGGCAGGAGCGTTGATGTACCTGGCCTGCAATGGAGTTGCCTACCTTGGGACGGCTGCCACCCGAAAAAATGCACGAGGCCAGGGCTACCATGGAGCCTTGATATCTCATCGGGTAGAGCAAGCAAAAAAACACGGCAGTCTTGTGATCGCCGCAACCGCGCTTCCCAGCTCGCAAAGTCGCCGAA